One Mya arenaria isolate MELC-2E11 chromosome 7, ASM2691426v1 genomic window carries:
- the LOC128241683 gene encoding uncharacterized protein LOC128241683: MMKANLRMIIWKGKLIHTLLLWMMFVTVAGWTDESKGSREEHMQNNDVVNTAKEPLRQYSGPTVHNFARHGLCRHRFGKVRFFKALGKYFLNISDDMKITFILDICKRRDHMLTKWVEELFDIDGDGYITHFEKDIYR; encoded by the exons ATGATGAAGGCTAACCTTAGAATGATCATTTGGAAGGGAAAATTAATTCATACGTTGCTGTTGTGGATGATGTTCGTCACAGTGGCGGGATGGACGGACGAATCAAAGGGCTCCAGAGAAGAACATATGCAAAACAACGATGTAGTAAATACGGCAAAAGAACCATTGCGACAATACAGTGGGCC GACTGTTCACAACTTTGCCAGACACGgtttatgtcgtcacagattcgGTAAAGTCAGATTCTTCAAGGCGTTAGGGAAATATTTCTTGAACATATCAG ATGATATGaaaatcacatttatccttGACATATGTAAAAGACGAGATCACATGCTGACAAAATGGgtagaggaactatttgacatAGACG GTGACGGATACATCACCCACTTCGAAAAAGACATTTACCGCTAA